In a single window of the Acinetobacter sp. CS-2 genome:
- the serC gene encoding 3-phosphoserine/phosphohydroxythreonine transaminase, with protein MRAYNFCAGPAALPTAVLEKAQAELLDWHGKGLSIMEMSHRSSDYVAVAEKAEADLRKLMNIPENYKVLFLQGGASLQFSAIPLNLLGKNNKADYIHTGIWSEKALKEAKRYGDINVVEAGTSINGKLAISEQSSWNLSDDAAYVHYADNETIGGLQFAGIPETDKPLVCDFSSSILSAPLDVSKFGLIYAGAQKNIGPAGLTLVIIREDLLDQAKPEIPSILKYSDQAKNGSMVNTPSTYAWYLSGLVFEWLLENGGVDAMYQVNLEKAKLLYGYIDASDFYANPIAEANRSIMNVPFTLAKAELEKQFLKEAEANHLLNLAGHRSVGGMRASIYNAVPLEGVQALVNFMDDFAKRNA; from the coding sequence ATGCGCGCGTACAACTTCTGTGCTGGTCCTGCTGCATTACCTACTGCCGTTTTAGAAAAAGCTCAGGCTGAATTGCTTGATTGGCATGGCAAAGGCCTTTCGATCATGGAAATGAGTCACCGTAGCAGTGACTATGTGGCTGTGGCAGAAAAAGCAGAAGCAGATTTGCGTAAACTGATGAACATTCCCGAGAACTATAAAGTATTGTTCTTGCAAGGTGGTGCTTCGCTGCAATTCTCTGCTATTCCTTTAAACCTGTTGGGTAAAAACAACAAGGCTGATTATATTCATACTGGAATCTGGTCAGAAAAAGCGCTGAAAGAAGCAAAACGCTATGGCGACATCAATGTTGTAGAAGCTGGTACCAGCATTAACGGTAAATTGGCTATTTCAGAGCAAAGCAGCTGGAACTTGTCTGATGATGCTGCTTATGTCCATTATGCCGATAACGAAACTATTGGCGGCCTTCAGTTTGCGGGTATTCCTGAAACAGATAAACCACTGGTATGTGACTTTTCATCTAGCATTTTATCTGCACCATTAGATGTATCTAAGTTCGGTTTAATCTACGCAGGTGCGCAAAAGAATATTGGTCCTGCCGGCTTAACTTTAGTCATTATTCGTGAAGATTTACTTGATCAGGCCAAACCTGAAATTCCAAGCATTTTGAAATATTCAGATCAGGCGAAAAACGGTTCTATGGTCAACACACCATCTACCTATGCTTGGTACCTGTCTGGTCTGGTATTTGAATGGCTGCTTGAAAATGGTGGTGTAGATGCCATGTATCAGGTCAACCTTGAAAAAGCCAAATTATTGTATGGTTATATCGATGCTAGTGATTTCTATGCCAACCCGATTGCAGAAGCTAACCGTTCTATCATGAATGTACCATTTACCTTGGCAAAAGCTGAGCTTGAGAAACAATTCTTGAAAGAAGCTGAAGCGAATCATCTGCTGAATCTGGCAGGTCACCGTTCAGTGGGCGGTATGCGTGCAAGTATTTACAATGCTGTACCATTAGAAGGAGTACAGGCTCTGGTTAACTTTATGGATGACTTTGCCAAACGCAATGCTTAA
- a CDS encoding YaiI/YqxD family protein: protein MLPFKLWVDADALPKILRDVIIRASDRYQLEVTFVANQNVGITPSVRINSIQVMSGADAADKEIIERMKEHDIVMTQDIPLAAQVIEKGGIAIHPRGEIYTSANVKARLHLRDFMDSLRGAGVNTGGPPPISERDKREFSSALDQTIQKQKRKTAV, encoded by the coding sequence GTGCTGCCATTTAAACTTTGGGTCGATGCCGATGCATTGCCTAAAATCCTGCGTGATGTAATCATTCGCGCTTCTGACCGTTATCAGCTGGAAGTGACTTTTGTCGCGAATCAAAATGTGGGGATTACCCCGTCAGTACGGATTAATTCCATTCAGGTGATGAGTGGCGCAGATGCTGCAGATAAAGAAATTATCGAGCGCATGAAAGAGCATGATATTGTCATGACCCAGGATATTCCATTGGCTGCTCAAGTGATTGAAAAAGGTGGAATTGCCATTCATCCTCGCGGCGAGATTTATACCTCTGCCAACGTAAAAGCGCGTCTGCATCTACGTGATTTCATGGATTCATTACGCGGAGCAGGTGTTAATACGGGTGGTCCACCACCAATTTCTGAACGGGATAAACGTGAATTTTCCAGTGCACTGGATCAAACCATTCAGAAACAGAAACGTAAAACTGCAGTCTAA
- a CDS encoding DMT family transporter, with protein sequence MPSKTNIMSTYALLVFIWATTPLAIVWSVSDLHSLWALALRFFIAMPLALGLLVVLKVRLPLNGISLHSYIAGACSFIGSQIFTYLATAYLSSGIIALMFGLAPIMTGLIGRFAFNVHLHRLQWMGMCIAVLGLGIICLGGSDHHVQPMGIGLMLISVFVYCASIFWVKKVNAPLKPMAQATGSILVSSLFALCMLPLIWQHAPDHIPNTKALIGLFYAVIMASLLAMFCYFKLVQNIKATTLSLTTVLTPMLAMLFGAMLNNEKLSVMVFVGAFILLFGLFVYFYRDLKASQNLAIKIKSSS encoded by the coding sequence ATGCCATCAAAAACCAATATCATGTCCACGTATGCCTTATTGGTATTTATCTGGGCAACCACGCCACTGGCAATTGTCTGGAGTGTTTCGGACTTGCATAGTTTGTGGGCGTTGGCACTGCGCTTTTTTATTGCAATGCCTTTAGCATTGGGCTTGCTGGTCGTTCTTAAAGTCAGATTACCTTTGAATGGAATCTCCCTGCATAGTTATATTGCCGGTGCCTGCAGTTTTATTGGTTCACAAATTTTTACCTATTTAGCCACAGCCTATTTAAGTTCAGGCATTATTGCCTTGATGTTCGGTCTGGCTCCGATTATGACTGGATTGATTGGCCGTTTTGCTTTTAACGTTCATTTGCATCGCTTGCAGTGGATGGGGATGTGCATTGCAGTATTGGGGCTGGGGATTATCTGTCTGGGTGGCAGTGACCATCACGTCCAGCCAATGGGCATAGGATTGATGTTGATCAGTGTTTTTGTATATTGCGCATCCATTTTCTGGGTCAAAAAAGTCAATGCACCGCTGAAACCCATGGCTCAAGCAACGGGTTCCATTCTGGTCTCCAGCCTGTTTGCACTGTGCATGTTGCCGTTGATCTGGCAGCATGCGCCAGATCATATTCCGAATACCAAGGCATTGATCGGTTTGTTTTATGCGGTGATTATGGCATCACTGTTGGCGATGTTCTGTTATTTTAAACTGGTACAGAACATTAAGGCGACGACCTTATCATTGACTACTGTGCTGACACCCATGTTGGCCATGTTGTTTGGAGCGATGCTGAATAATGAAAAATTATCGGTGATGGTTTTTGTTGGCGCTTTTATTTTATTGTTTGGCCTGTTTGTTTATTTTTATCGTGATCTTAAGGCGAGCCAGAATCTCGCCATCAAGATCAAGTCCAGCAGTTAA